The Nerophis lumbriciformis linkage group LG07, RoL_Nlum_v2.1, whole genome shotgun sequence genome window below encodes:
- the LOC140678966 gene encoding major histocompatibility complex class I-related gene protein-like has protein sequence AELPEVFLLQKTPSSPVTCMATGFYPDLADLFWRKDGEQIFEDVEHGELLPNHDGTFQMSVELKVEVTAEVEGKYECVFQLSGVKEDLVTKLERRSILSNASHEAQYDPARK, from the exons gcagagcttccagaggtgttcctcctccagaagacgccatcctctccagtcacctgcatggcgacaggtttctaccccgacttagccgacctgttttggaggaaagacggcgagcagatcttcgaggacgtggagcacggagagctgctccccaaccacgacggaaccttccagatgtcggtggagctgaaagtggaggtgacggccgaggtggagggcaagtacgaatgtgtgttccagctgtctggcgtcaaggaggacctggtcaccaagctggagagaagaagcatcctgagcaacgcaagccatgaag cCCAGTACGATCCAGCTCGTAAGTAA